Proteins encoded in a region of the Isosphaeraceae bacterium EP7 genome:
- a CDS encoding response regulator: protein MAAEPMRILIVDDDVDTARMMRALLKPEGYAIRIEHDGLATVEAARSFDPDVVLMDLTLPGMNGTEAAEAIRALPPRAGCTILAVSGFEAPAEGPASPFDGHYVKPVRHDALLAHLRRIDAARSTVGDA from the coding sequence ATGGCGGCCGAACCGATGCGAATCCTCATCGTCGACGACGATGTCGACACGGCCAGGATGATGCGTGCCCTGCTCAAGCCGGAGGGATACGCCATCCGGATCGAGCACGACGGCCTCGCCACCGTCGAGGCGGCTCGCTCGTTCGATCCCGACGTCGTGCTGATGGACCTGACACTGCCGGGGATGAACGGCACCGAGGCGGCCGAGGCCATCCGCGCGCTGCCGCCGCGGGCCGGCTGCACCATCCTCGCCGTCTCGGGCTTCGAGGCCCCGGCCGAGGGGCCTGCATCCCCGTTCGATGGCCACTACGTCAAGCCGGTGCGGCACGACGCGCTCCTGGCCCACCTGAGGCGCATCGACGCGGCACGCTCGACGGTCGGCGACGCCTGA
- a CDS encoding UbiX family flavin prenyltransferase, giving the protein MGDDGRRRLVVGISGATGIIYGVRILGMLRAAGIETHLVVSKAGQLTRKYETDLKSADLAAMADVNYAPGDVGAAIASGSFRTMGMIVAPCSVRTMSSIAGGTTGSLLTRAADVCLKERRRIVLLLRETPLHAGHLRSMLAITEMGGIIMPPVPAFYTRPKTIDDLVDMTAARALDLFDVDVPGVPRWGETPEPPRD; this is encoded by the coding sequence ATGGGCGATGACGGGCGGCGGCGGTTGGTCGTGGGCATCTCGGGCGCGACGGGAATCATCTACGGGGTCCGGATCCTCGGGATGCTGAGGGCGGCCGGCATCGAGACCCACCTGGTCGTCTCCAAGGCCGGTCAATTAACGCGCAAGTATGAAACCGACCTGAAGTCGGCCGACCTGGCCGCGATGGCCGACGTCAACTATGCGCCCGGCGACGTCGGGGCCGCGATCGCCAGCGGGTCGTTCCGCACGATGGGGATGATCGTCGCCCCCTGCTCTGTACGCACCATGTCGTCGATCGCCGGCGGCACCACCGGCTCGCTCCTGACCCGCGCCGCCGACGTCTGCCTGAAGGAGCGACGGCGCATCGTCCTCCTGCTGCGCGAGACGCCGCTGCATGCCGGTCACCTGCGGTCGATGCTGGCCATCACCGAGATGGGCGGCATCATCATGCCCCCCGTCCCGGCCTTCTACACCCGCCCCAAAACAATCGATGATCTCGTGGACATGACTGCGGCGCGTGCCCTGGACCTCTTCGACGTCGACGTGCCGGGTGTGCCGCGCTGGGGCGAGACGCCCGAGCCCCCGCGCGACTGA
- a CDS encoding GNAT family protein, with protein sequence MDVKPVTLIGDLVRLEPLSTDHAEDLAASGGDEAIWQLLPYGLPTDPGHMAAFIRQAIARQQGGMDVPFAVIHKPTGNAVGCTRYMDIRPEHRGLEIGGTWYATEHQRTGVNTEAKLLLLQHAFEVLRCIRVQLKTDLRNERSQRAIERLGAVREGVLRNHIILADGYRRSTVMYSITNDEWPAVKARLLDLMARYR encoded by the coding sequence GTGGACGTCAAGCCCGTCACTCTGATCGGCGACCTCGTGAGGCTCGAGCCGCTCTCGACCGACCATGCTGAGGACCTCGCCGCATCGGGCGGCGACGAGGCCATCTGGCAGCTTCTCCCCTATGGCCTGCCCACCGACCCGGGCCACATGGCGGCCTTCATTCGCCAGGCGATCGCACGCCAACAGGGGGGGATGGACGTCCCCTTCGCCGTGATCCACAAGCCCACCGGCAACGCCGTCGGCTGCACCCGCTACATGGACATCCGGCCCGAGCATCGGGGCCTGGAGATCGGCGGCACCTGGTACGCCACCGAGCACCAGCGCACGGGCGTGAACACCGAGGCCAAGCTCCTGCTCCTGCAGCACGCCTTCGAAGTCTTGCGCTGCATCCGGGTCCAGCTCAAGACCGACCTGCGCAACGAGCGCTCTCAGCGGGCCATCGAGAGGCTGGGCGCCGTCCGCGAGGGGGTCTTGCGCAATCACATCATCCTGGCGGACGGCTATCGCAGGTCGACCGTCATGTACTCCATCACCAACGACGAATGGCCGGCCGTCAAGGCTCGACTCCTCGACCTGATGGCCCGATATCGATGA
- a CDS encoding ABC transporter permease translates to MRTPDLVGSMLDAPLRGLEYTARLVRFCAGAVRGIPRSVRQRPGEFVRQFERVAWGTLPLAVAAGFSVGVVTWLHTRRVLSQFGQEASLPSFLSVAVLSETGPTLAGLLIAGRMGAGLAAEMATMVLTEEVDALVVMGAPPVPTLVSPRVLACVLAAPLLTVCLDASALLGGLVAELQGGNLSAEGYGLRTLDYLKVSTVVPATLKTASFGLLVGLVGCWVGLGAGRSAESVGRAATRGVVGSMIAIFVANVALVPWIQAFVDATGWRD, encoded by the coding sequence ATGAGGACGCCGGACCTGGTCGGATCGATGCTGGATGCACCTTTGAGGGGCCTGGAATACACGGCACGGCTCGTCCGGTTCTGCGCCGGGGCGGTGCGTGGGATCCCTCGTTCGGTGCGCCAGCGTCCGGGCGAGTTCGTCCGCCAGTTCGAGCGTGTCGCCTGGGGGACCCTCCCGCTGGCGGTGGCGGCAGGCTTCAGTGTTGGGGTGGTCACCTGGCTGCATACCAGGCGGGTCCTTTCTCAGTTCGGCCAGGAGGCGAGCCTGCCGAGTTTCCTGTCGGTGGCCGTGCTCTCGGAGACGGGCCCGACGCTTGCGGGCCTGCTGATCGCGGGCCGGATGGGGGCCGGACTGGCTGCGGAGATGGCCACGATGGTGCTGACCGAGGAGGTCGACGCCCTGGTGGTGATGGGCGCGCCGCCGGTGCCGACCCTGGTCTCGCCCAGGGTCCTCGCCTGCGTCCTGGCCGCCCCGTTGCTGACCGTCTGCCTGGATGCCTCGGCGCTGCTGGGCGGCCTCGTCGCCGAGTTGCAGGGAGGGAATCTGTCGGCCGAGGGCTACGGGCTGAGGACACTCGACTACCTGAAGGTCTCGACCGTCGTGCCTGCGACCCTCAAGACGGCGTCGTTCGGGCTACTCGTGGGGCTGGTTGGCTGCTGGGTTGGCCTGGGCGCGGGCCGCTCGGCCGAGTCGGTGGGACGGGCGGCGACCCGGGGTGTCGTGGGGTCGATGATCGCCATCTTCGTGGCCAACGTCGCGCTCGTCCCCTGGATCCAGGCGTTCGTCGATGCCACCGGCTGGCGCGACTGA
- a CDS encoding MlaD family protein, giving the protein MASALVVLLIVALAGVGIALISARQWRWQETFRACGNFATVAGLNRGDRVRVQGIDAGVVDAIEPPTLPGGPVKAWFRLDARLKTLVRADATARIGSQGLVGPKVVEIIPGKPDAPPLGPSGQLATEPPVEMSGLLADLKGSLRRLDVVADEAEQTLSAVRLIASSIARGEGSVGKLVRDDEAYKKLVAVSSRGERAMGDLEENLAALKRTWPLSRYFNDRAFFDRDRLLYQPGAERDSRSLPADDLFESGRAVLTARGRALLDETAGWSKAMFRPGSEVVIAAFTDDAHDAGMAEILTQEQADSVRKYLNTKHALETIGWFRTRKVAAVGFGTQSPRVAAGLPQPGPPRRVEIIVFTPQA; this is encoded by the coding sequence TTGGCAAGCGCCCTCGTCGTGCTCCTGATTGTCGCCTTGGCCGGGGTGGGCATCGCCCTGATCTCCGCCAGGCAGTGGCGCTGGCAGGAGACGTTCCGGGCGTGTGGTAATTTCGCAACAGTTGCCGGCCTGAATCGCGGCGATCGGGTCCGGGTCCAGGGCATTGACGCCGGGGTGGTCGACGCGATCGAGCCGCCGACCCTCCCTGGCGGGCCGGTCAAGGCCTGGTTCCGGCTCGATGCGAGGCTCAAGACGTTGGTCCGGGCCGACGCCACGGCGAGGATCGGAAGCCAGGGGCTCGTCGGACCCAAGGTCGTCGAGATCATCCCGGGCAAGCCCGACGCACCCCCGCTCGGCCCCTCGGGCCAGCTGGCCACCGAGCCTCCCGTCGAGATGTCCGGGCTGCTGGCCGACCTCAAAGGCTCGCTCAGGCGGCTCGACGTCGTGGCCGACGAGGCCGAGCAGACCCTCTCCGCCGTCCGCCTGATCGCCTCGTCCATCGCACGCGGCGAGGGGAGCGTGGGCAAACTGGTGCGCGACGACGAGGCTTACAAGAAGCTCGTCGCGGTCTCGTCCCGGGGCGAGCGGGCGATGGGAGACCTCGAAGAAAACCTGGCCGCCCTGAAACGCACCTGGCCACTTTCCCGCTACTTCAACGACCGGGCCTTCTTCGACCGCGACCGCTTGCTCTATCAGCCGGGTGCCGAGCGTGACAGTCGATCGTTGCCGGCCGACGATCTATTCGAGTCGGGCCGGGCCGTGCTGACCGCTCGCGGACGGGCCTTGCTCGACGAGACCGCGGGCTGGTCGAAGGCGATGTTCAGGCCCGGTTCCGAGGTCGTGATCGCCGCCTTCACCGACGACGCACACGACGCCGGCATGGCCGAGATCCTCACCCAGGAGCAGGCCGACTCGGTCCGCAAGTACCTGAACACCAAGCATGCGCTGGAGACCATCGGCTGGTTCAGGACCAGGAAGGTGGCCGCGGTCGGCTTCGGCACCCAATCGCCAAGGGTCGCCGCCGGCCTGCCGCAGCCCGGCCCGCCGCGTCGGGTCGAGATCATCGTCTTCACGCCACAAGCTTGA
- a CDS encoding CYTH domain-containing protein: protein MKLISREYKVMLDHRQFDDRQAAADAFWQEVEDLASTTLSIRTQGRFDKREKQTIVFLDTPDLSLRRKGLVLRRRHGDEAPEYTLKCRSEDRYFAAGTDVSATGGLDAKHKLEEDIAPPFRCRFSHSNTVKIGGVGADRGLVTTLGEAGAMFPILRKLAHDGRPIPEETVLLPVHNLSVFERVFTGASFVFGDLGDRDDDESSVALILWSTVKEGRPLVAEFSFRLKDKEEQFTRELAESARSFYEAIQRLDWCRPDAVTKTTFIYRDKGDD from the coding sequence ATGAAGCTCATCTCGCGGGAATACAAGGTGATGCTGGACCACCGGCAATTCGACGACCGGCAGGCCGCTGCGGATGCCTTCTGGCAGGAGGTCGAGGACCTGGCGAGCACGACCTTGTCCATCAGGACGCAGGGCAGGTTCGACAAGAGGGAGAAGCAGACGATCGTCTTCCTCGACACCCCCGACCTGAGCCTCAGGCGCAAGGGCCTCGTGCTCCGCAGGCGGCATGGCGACGAGGCCCCCGAGTACACCCTCAAGTGCCGCTCGGAAGACCGCTACTTCGCCGCGGGAACCGACGTCTCCGCGACGGGGGGGCTGGACGCCAAACACAAGCTGGAGGAGGACATCGCGCCCCCCTTCCGCTGCCGGTTCTCGCACTCGAACACCGTCAAGATCGGGGGGGTGGGGGCGGACCGGGGACTCGTGACCACGCTCGGCGAGGCGGGGGCGATGTTCCCCATCCTGAGGAAGCTGGCTCACGACGGGCGGCCGATCCCCGAGGAGACCGTGTTGCTCCCCGTCCACAATCTCAGCGTCTTCGAACGGGTTTTCACCGGGGCGAGCTTCGTCTTCGGCGATCTCGGCGATCGGGACGACGACGAATCCTCGGTTGCGTTGATCCTCTGGTCCACTGTCAAGGAAGGGAGGCCGCTCGTCGCCGAGTTCTCATTCCGCCTCAAGGACAAGGAGGAGCAGTTCACGAGGGAGCTGGCGGAGTCGGCTCGGTCATTCTACGAGGCGATCCAGCGACTCGACTGGTGTCGCCCCGACGCGGTAACGAAGACCACGTTCATCTACCGGGACAAGGGCGACGACTGA
- a CDS encoding DUF1559 domain-containing protein, translating into MSITCDCGHTFPTKALGLLVRCPSCGRECRQPMFDLGDRDFAVGSVTSGKAIASVALGALFFFACLSGVPAILLGQFALDDIKRGGGRIRGRRLAIAGIALGVVGCLYTLGFFRTAYDSAREDARRMQCTNNLKQLGLAMHYYHDSYDCIPAAAITDGAGKPLLSWRVAILPFIEQQDLFSKFHLDEPWDSPHNRSLIRDMPNVYRCPSDLTLTPGMTGYKVVVGPSTAFTPDFNPLRFLDFTDGLNGTLLIGESNDGVPWTKPEDLPFDMTKALSGLSSHHGNHGKGFNVLFVDGSVRFIKSTIDPAKLSAILTRNGNDVIRIDDY; encoded by the coding sequence ATGTCCATCACCTGCGACTGCGGGCATACCTTCCCGACGAAAGCCCTCGGCCTCCTCGTTCGCTGCCCGAGCTGCGGCCGCGAGTGCCGCCAGCCAATGTTCGATCTGGGCGATCGGGATTTCGCGGTCGGTTCGGTCACCAGCGGCAAGGCGATCGCGAGCGTCGCGCTGGGCGCCCTGTTCTTCTTCGCCTGCCTCAGCGGCGTGCCCGCCATCCTTCTCGGCCAATTTGCGCTCGATGACATCAAGCGGGGAGGGGGGCGAATCCGCGGCAGGCGCCTGGCCATCGCCGGGATCGCCCTCGGCGTGGTCGGCTGTCTCTACACGCTCGGCTTTTTTAGGACCGCCTACGATTCGGCGCGCGAGGACGCCAGGCGCATGCAGTGCACGAACAATCTGAAGCAACTTGGCCTGGCAATGCATTACTACCACGACAGCTACGACTGCATCCCCGCCGCCGCGATTACCGACGGGGCGGGCAAGCCCCTTCTGAGCTGGCGCGTCGCCATTCTGCCCTTCATCGAGCAGCAAGATCTCTTCTCGAAGTTCCACCTGGACGAGCCGTGGGACAGCCCCCACAACCGCTCGTTGATCCGCGATATGCCCAATGTCTACCGATGTCCGAGCGACCTGACCCTGACGCCCGGCATGACCGGCTACAAGGTGGTCGTGGGACCATCCACCGCCTTCACGCCCGATTTCAATCCCCTGCGGTTCCTCGACTTTACCGACGGTCTCAATGGCACGCTTCTCATCGGCGAGTCCAACGATGGCGTCCCCTGGACGAAGCCGGAGGATCTGCCGTTCGACATGACGAAGGCGCTCTCCGGGCTTAGCAGCCACCACGGCAACCATGGCAAGGGCTTCAACGTCCTGTTCGTGGACGGCTCCGTCCGATTCATCAAGAGCACGATCGATCCGGCGAAGCTCAGTGCGATCCTCACGCGCAACGGGAATGACGTCATCAGGATTGATGATTATTAG
- a CDS encoding Gfo/Idh/MocA family oxidoreductase, translating into MIRLGMIDFDTSHVVEFTKRINHIDIAEDQWVEGAKVVAGVPGVSLIMPERVPGYTAAMKKYGIEILDDPAQLFGKIDAVMIEANDGSVHRERAMPFIERGIPVFVDKPFACSVDDARTMLRAAMEKHVPLMSCSSLRYAAGLADARAGKGPAGDLLGAFTYGPAPLHPRNPGLFHYGIHPVELLFTLMGTGCTKVNCTFTEGAEVATGVWSDGRVAGIRGIRAGKQDYGFTMFGAKGVVTQGIDTKYGYRDMLKAVITMFETKESPIDPRETLEIVAFIEAAKASADAGGASIPLKAGL; encoded by the coding sequence ATGATCCGACTGGGAATGATCGACTTTGACACGAGCCATGTGGTCGAGTTCACCAAGCGAATCAATCACATCGACATCGCCGAGGACCAGTGGGTGGAAGGGGCGAAGGTGGTCGCGGGGGTTCCGGGGGTTTCCCTGATCATGCCCGAGCGGGTGCCCGGGTATACCGCGGCGATGAAGAAGTACGGGATCGAGATCCTGGACGACCCGGCCCAGCTTTTCGGCAAGATCGACGCGGTCATGATCGAGGCGAATGACGGCAGCGTGCACCGGGAACGGGCCATGCCGTTCATCGAGCGGGGGATCCCCGTGTTCGTGGATAAGCCGTTCGCCTGCTCCGTTGACGATGCGCGGACCATGCTGCGGGCGGCGATGGAGAAGCACGTCCCCTTGATGTCGTGCTCGAGCCTGCGATACGCCGCCGGCCTGGCCGATGCTCGGGCGGGCAAGGGGCCGGCCGGGGACTTGCTGGGCGCGTTCACGTATGGGCCGGCCCCGCTGCATCCCCGGAACCCGGGCCTGTTCCATTACGGAATCCACCCGGTCGAGCTGCTGTTCACCCTGATGGGCACCGGCTGCACCAAGGTGAATTGCACCTTCACCGAAGGGGCCGAGGTGGCGACGGGGGTCTGGAGCGACGGGCGGGTTGCCGGAATCCGGGGGATCCGCGCCGGCAAGCAGGACTATGGGTTCACCATGTTCGGGGCGAAGGGGGTGGTGACCCAGGGAATTGACACCAAGTACGGCTACCGCGACATGCTCAAGGCCGTGATCACGATGTTCGAGACGAAGGAGTCGCCCATCGACCCGCGCGAGACGCTGGAGATCGTGGCCTTCATCGAGGCGGCCAAGGCGAGCGCCGATGCCGGGGGGGCGTCAATCCCGTTGAAGGCCGGCCTGTGA
- a CDS encoding sugar phosphate isomerase/epimerase family protein → MSVESSARLADVGGMFASFNVRAIGRSSSASDAIELAASTGFGGVDLLMVDLDRSGEDPARLRARMDELGLRGGAWPLPINWKADEATYRRDLRELPRLAGLARELGLTRTGTWVLTGLPPSDLGPADQRREAFEFHVRRLGAIARILEDQGTRLGLEVIGVESSRPAGALPYIQRMGDEELSLIIEALDAYAPSIGVLVDAFHLYAAGEENSVALRYGVDRVTWVHVADLPEGGRVGRSEIVDENRGLPGIRGAVDSAGLLGLLADAGYDGPVTAEPLSRCTELVGLSEEAAARSVLESLRRIWPTPGTLRR, encoded by the coding sequence GTGAGCGTGGAGAGTTCGGCGAGACTGGCGGACGTGGGCGGGATGTTCGCCAGCTTCAATGTCCGCGCGATCGGCCGGTCAAGCTCGGCCAGTGACGCGATCGAACTGGCGGCGTCGACGGGTTTCGGCGGGGTCGACCTCCTGATGGTCGACCTCGACCGGTCGGGAGAAGACCCTGCGCGACTGCGTGCGAGGATGGACGAGCTGGGCCTGCGCGGGGGGGCCTGGCCGCTGCCGATCAACTGGAAGGCGGACGAGGCGACCTACCGGCGCGACCTGCGAGAACTCCCGCGGCTGGCAGGCCTGGCTCGCGAATTGGGCCTGACCCGGACTGGGACCTGGGTGCTGACCGGATTGCCGCCGTCGGATCTCGGCCCTGCGGACCAACGCCGCGAGGCGTTCGAGTTCCACGTGCGCAGGCTCGGTGCCATCGCGCGAATCCTGGAAGACCAGGGGACGCGGCTGGGCCTGGAGGTCATCGGCGTCGAGTCTTCGCGGCCCGCGGGGGCCCTGCCCTACATCCAGAGGATGGGGGACGAGGAGTTAAGCCTCATCATCGAGGCCTTGGACGCGTACGCTCCATCCATCGGGGTGCTCGTCGACGCGTTCCATCTCTATGCCGCGGGTGAAGAGAACTCGGTTGCGCTTCGGTACGGCGTTGACCGAGTGACCTGGGTGCACGTCGCGGATCTGCCCGAGGGGGGCAGGGTCGGGCGTTCGGAGATCGTGGACGAGAACCGCGGACTGCCCGGTATCCGGGGCGCGGTCGATTCTGCGGGATTGCTCGGCCTGCTGGCCGATGCGGGTTATGACGGGCCCGTGACGGCCGAGCCTCTGAGTCGCTGCACCGAACTCGTCGGCCTGTCGGAGGAGGCCGCCGCAAGATCTGTGCTCGAGTCGTTGCGCCGCATCTGGCCGACGCCCGGGACTCTCAGACGTTGA
- a CDS encoding carbon storage regulator, producing the protein MLVLSRKLGEKIVIGDNIVVTVVKIDRNQIRLGILAPAEVPVYREEIAPNRPGLVTSNATQRDVLVNV; encoded by the coding sequence ATGCTGGTCCTGAGCCGCAAGTTGGGTGAGAAGATCGTCATCGGCGACAACATCGTGGTGACCGTGGTCAAGATCGACCGCAACCAGATCCGCCTGGGCATCCTCGCCCCCGCCGAAGTCCCCGTCTACCGCGAGGAGATCGCCCCCAACCGTCCCGGTTTGGTGACCTCCAACGCCACGCAGCGGGACGTGCTCGTCAACGTCTGA
- a CDS encoding exosortase-associated EpsI family protein, with the protein MSSLLPLVSQIERPAVATKPARLSRPARSVWTWAIPAIILLALSGAFRAWQDVRFAEEIALNKVVPFSLKKIPAKLGDWEILENGEALLDPRIIQIAGASDYVLRSYINKKNGVTVTALVLSGPAEAVIAHIPEVCYPANGYRPSDMPDIANIKVDNDHNAQFRSLAYAKGGSIGEPPFKEEVFYSFLFKGNWNPFPASFSRITKRSPWVIKIQAQRRIGASENREIDNPSQDFLAKLLPEVEALIKASGVKSSVEQASAAPQPTTALVAGH; encoded by the coding sequence GTGAGCTCCCTCCTCCCACTCGTCTCCCAGATCGAGCGTCCCGCGGTGGCCACCAAGCCGGCCAGATTGAGCCGCCCCGCCCGCAGCGTCTGGACCTGGGCGATCCCCGCCATCATCCTCCTGGCCCTCTCGGGTGCCTTCAGGGCCTGGCAAGACGTCCGCTTCGCCGAGGAGATCGCCCTCAATAAGGTGGTCCCGTTCTCCCTGAAGAAGATCCCCGCGAAGCTCGGCGACTGGGAGATCCTCGAGAACGGCGAGGCCCTGCTCGACCCCCGCATCATCCAGATCGCCGGCGCCTCCGACTACGTGCTCCGCAGCTACATCAATAAGAAGAACGGCGTGACCGTCACCGCGCTCGTCCTCAGCGGGCCCGCCGAGGCCGTCATCGCCCACATCCCCGAGGTCTGCTACCCCGCCAACGGCTATCGTCCCTCCGACATGCCCGACATCGCCAACATCAAGGTCGACAACGACCACAACGCCCAGTTCCGCTCCCTCGCCTACGCCAAGGGGGGGAGCATCGGCGAGCCCCCCTTCAAGGAAGAAGTGTTCTACTCCTTCCTTTTCAAAGGGAATTGGAACCCATTCCCGGCCAGTTTTTCCAGGATCACCAAGCGCAGCCCCTGGGTCATCAAGATCCAGGCCCAGCGCCGCATCGGGGCCAGCGAGAACCGCGAGATCGACAACCCCTCCCAGGACTTCCTCGCCAAGCTCCTCCCCGAGGTCGAGGCGCTCATCAAGGCGTCGGGCGTGAAGAGCTCCGTCGAGCAGGCCTCCGCCGCCCCCCAGCCCACAACGGCCCTGGTCGCCGGCCACTGA
- a CDS encoding metallophosphoesterase — protein sequence MLPTPTPKAPRVWAIADLHLSTAAHDPRERFAGRWGEHADRIEREWRKVVGRQDLVLLPGDLSMARGHKDLQPDLAWLDRLPGLKVMSPGNHDRWFNKVEAVRPMLRRSLRAVCGDAVEAAGAIVCGALGAPVPADDPEPNPSAVAALDRQLAALDRALAHAATLRTAGQPLYVLWHYPPFDQFRRPGPVVDRLRAAGVDACVYGHLHIEGQWSLAVQGVVDGVRYHLVAADAVGFRPLDLGPIPGEGKPPLDVRSVIN from the coding sequence ATGCTTCCGACCCCAACCCCGAAGGCCCCGCGCGTCTGGGCCATCGCCGACCTCCACCTATCGACGGCCGCGCACGACCCCCGCGAGCGCTTCGCCGGCCGCTGGGGGGAGCACGCCGACCGGATCGAGCGCGAGTGGCGCAAGGTCGTGGGGCGGCAAGACCTGGTCCTGCTGCCCGGCGACCTGTCGATGGCCCGCGGCCACAAAGACTTGCAGCCCGACCTCGCCTGGCTCGACCGGCTCCCCGGCCTGAAGGTGATGTCGCCCGGCAACCACGACCGCTGGTTCAACAAGGTCGAGGCCGTCCGCCCCATGCTCAGGCGGTCGCTCAGGGCCGTCTGCGGCGACGCCGTCGAGGCCGCCGGCGCCATCGTCTGCGGCGCACTCGGAGCCCCGGTCCCGGCGGACGACCCCGAGCCCAACCCCTCGGCCGTCGCCGCGCTCGACCGACAGCTCGCCGCGCTCGACCGCGCCCTGGCCCATGCCGCGACCCTGCGCACCGCCGGCCAGCCGCTCTACGTCCTCTGGCACTACCCCCCGTTCGATCAGTTCCGCCGCCCAGGGCCGGTCGTCGATCGCCTCCGCGCCGCCGGGGTCGACGCCTGCGTCTACGGTCATCTGCACATCGAGGGGCAGTGGTCGCTCGCCGTCCAGGGGGTCGTCGACGGGGTCCGCTACCACCTCGTCGCCGCGGACGCCGTCGGCTTCCGGCCGCTCGACCTCGGCCCGATTCCGGGCGAGGGCAAGCCGCCGCTGGACGTTCGGTCAGTCATCAACTAG
- a CDS encoding MBL fold metallo-hydrolase, translating to MPEPAHRIVTVESSAFAQNAFVLWRPGRTDALVVDPGFDTRQILDLLAEEGLTPAAILNTHGHVDHIVGNRPMKKAFPEAPLVIGRNDAPMLDDPDLNLSGAFGMPVTSPPADRLVDHGDRLDLAGFSMEVREIPGHSVGSVVFVVDGVSGDEAEAPFVLGGDVLFAGSVGRHDFPGGDGPLLFAGIRSKLFDLPDATVVHPGHGPDTTVGRERRSNPFVGERAGFVPLGG from the coding sequence ATGCCCGAACCCGCCCACCGGATCGTGACCGTCGAGTCCTCCGCCTTCGCGCAGAATGCGTTCGTCCTCTGGCGCCCGGGGCGCACAGACGCCCTGGTCGTCGACCCTGGCTTCGACACCCGGCAGATCCTCGACCTCCTGGCCGAAGAGGGCCTGACCCCCGCGGCGATCCTCAACACCCACGGTCACGTCGACCACATCGTCGGCAACCGGCCCATGAAGAAAGCCTTCCCCGAGGCGCCGCTCGTCATCGGCCGCAACGATGCGCCGATGCTCGACGACCCCGACCTGAACCTCAGCGGCGCCTTCGGCATGCCCGTCACCAGCCCTCCCGCCGATCGGCTCGTCGACCACGGCGATCGGCTCGATCTGGCGGGCTTCTCGATGGAAGTCCGCGAGATCCCCGGCCACAGCGTCGGCTCGGTCGTCTTCGTCGTCGATGGGGTCTCTGGCGACGAGGCCGAGGCCCCGTTCGTCCTCGGGGGCGACGTCCTATTCGCGGGATCGGTCGGCCGGCACGACTTCCCCGGCGGCGACGGCCCCCTCCTGTTCGCGGGGATCCGATCGAAGCTCTTCGACCTCCCGGACGCCACGGTCGTCCATCCGGGCCACGGGCCCGACACCACCGTCGGCCGCGAGCGCCGGAGCAACCCCTTCGTCGGCGAGCGCGCCGGCTTCGTCCCGCTCGGCGGCTGA